Proteins encoded within one genomic window of Patescibacteria group bacterium:
- the nusG gene encoding transcription termination/antitermination protein NusG — MPKQTLDLGRRWYVIHTYSGYEENVAENLKQRIASMGMDDKIFNVLIPTEKKIKIKNGKRKVVEEKIFPGYVMVEMIVTDDSWYVVRNTPSVTGFIGSGTIPTPISKKEIESLKKRMGVEEPTYKIDLSLGQPIRIVDGPFKNFEGRVSEIDETRGKVKALVSMFGRETPVELDFLQVKKI, encoded by the coding sequence ATGCCAAAACAAACATTAGATCTTGGTCGACGTTGGTACGTCATCCATACTTACTCCGGTTACGAAGAAAATGTTGCCGAAAATTTGAAACAAAGAATTGCCTCCATGGGAATGGATGATAAAATTTTTAACGTTTTAATCCCCACCGAAAAGAAGATTAAAATCAAAAACGGCAAAAGAAAAGTTGTTGAAGAAAAGATTTTTCCCGGATATGTCATGGTTGAAATGATTGTTACCGACGACTCTTGGTATGTTGTCCGCAATACACCAAGCGTTACCGGTTTTATCGGTTCCGGCACCATTCCCACCCCTATTTCCAAAAAAGAAATTGAATCGCTTAAAAAAAGAATGGGGGTCGAGGAGCCAACATACAAAATCGACCTTTCTTTGGGACAACCGATTCGTATTGTCGATGGACCGTTCAAAAACTTTGAAGGTCGAGTTTCTGAAATTGACGAAACCAGGGGTAAGGTAAAAGCCTTAGTATCAATGTTTGGTCGCGAAACGCCGGTAGAACTGGATTTTCTACAAGTTAAAAAAATATAA
- the secE gene encoding preprotein translocase subunit SecE, whose amino-acid sequence MSNKIVDYFKESKAELKKVAWPTKKETTKHTLLVIGISLGLAAILGALDYIFSIGFENIINR is encoded by the coding sequence ATGTCTAACAAAATTGTTGATTATTTCAAAGAATCAAAAGCCGAACTGAAAAAAGTTGCTTGGCCGACTAAAAAAGAAACTACCAAGCACACCCTGCTAGTAATCGGCATTAGCCTGGGTTTAGCTGCCATACTTGGCGCGCTCGACTATATTTTTTCCATTGGGTTTGAAAACATTATTAATCGTTAA
- a CDS encoding PilT/PilU family type 4a pilus ATPase produces MQSVDYYLSKAIERGASDVHLVSSDAPTIRIYGQLERIDKEDGLLDNKELMAEVYKMLTKEQIEKFEEDWELDYAYELKEARFRINLHYQSGQIGLAARLIPTVIPTPEEINLEPTLYELTHLQQGFILVTGPTGCGKSTTLASMINIINQERRCHIITLEDPIEFIYPTLQSVVEQREIGRDTKSFHAGLKRVLRQDPNVILVGEMRDPETMAAALTAAETGHLVFSTLHTNSAAETMERIIDSFDTFRQKQILVQLAASLRAVVTQQLVPTIDGKVTVVREIMINTPAIANLIRHNKIAQIPSVIQTGKIDGMVTTNAALKNLYNRGIISEETYRNRMVSSDKVGTFF; encoded by the coding sequence ATGCAAAGCGTAGATTATTATCTCAGCAAGGCAATAGAGCGGGGCGCTTCGGATGTCCACCTAGTATCTAGCGACGCGCCAACTATTCGAATTTATGGTCAGTTGGAGCGAATCGATAAAGAAGACGGTCTTTTGGATAATAAAGAGCTGATGGCTGAGGTTTATAAAATGCTTACCAAAGAACAGATAGAGAAATTCGAAGAAGACTGGGAGCTTGATTATGCTTACGAATTAAAGGAAGCTCGTTTTCGTATCAATCTTCATTATCAAAGCGGGCAAATCGGTCTGGCTGCGCGTTTGATCCCGACGGTTATTCCGACGCCGGAAGAAATCAATCTTGAGCCGACTCTTTACGAGCTGACACATTTACAACAAGGTTTTATTTTAGTTACCGGTCCTACTGGTTGTGGTAAGTCCACTACCCTGGCTTCAATGATTAATATTATTAACCAAGAACGCCGGTGTCATATTATTACTTTGGAGGACCCGATTGAGTTTATCTATCCGACACTGCAAAGCGTAGTGGAACAGCGTGAGATCGGTCGTGACACCAAGTCTTTTCACGCCGGTCTCAAACGTGTTTTGCGCCAAGACCCCAATGTTATTTTGGTCGGTGAAATGCGTGATCCGGAAACAATGGCGGCGGCGCTTACCGCGGCCGAAACCGGACATTTAGTTTTTTCTACTTTGCACACCAATTCGGCGGCGGAAACCATGGAAAGAATTATCGATTCTTTTGACACTTTTCGACAGAAACAAATCCTGGTTCAACTGGCGGCATCGTTGAGAGCGGTGGTAACTCAGCAGCTGGTGCCGACGATCGATGGCAAAGTAACGGTGGTTAGAGAAATTATGATTAACACGCCGGCGATTGCTAATCTAATTCGTCATAACAAAATCGCTCAAATACCGTCGGTAATCCAAACAGGCAAAATCGACGGCATGGTTACAACCAACGCGGCGTTGAAGAATTTGTACAATAGAGGAATCATTTCCGAAGAAACTTATCGCAATAGGATGGTCAGCAGTGATAAGGTGGGGACGTTTTTTTAG
- a CDS encoding penicillin-binding protein 2, with protein sequence MRRIISNKPTYFFHSGRIKFLWLTFVFIVVIIVGRLFWLQVIKYDDFAELAAMQHDIYQDIAPERGIIYAQNTKNQGADFSPLAINQEFYLIYGQTFAVENSEQTANKMNEVLDLPQDVVQRIITQLSKINDPYEPLVHRVTEDKIKKIEALGLPGIKWEKESLRYYPQKNISSNVLGFVGWVDDKLEGQYGIEGYFNEELRGEYGWRHSERDAQGTIIGVGEQNFKKAVNGSSIVLTIDDAIQNVACQKLNEAVEKYDAEGGSAIFMNPKTGAILAMCGSPDFDPNAYSEVKGSNVYTNPAIFSAYEPGSVFKIITMAAALDAGKIEPETTYEDTGEAKIGSYSIKNSDLKAHGVQTMVDVLKWSLNTGAIWAMRQTGYDTFRDYVRKFGFGDLTGITLKGEMAGDISSLNKKGDIYPATASFGQGIMATPLQMVNSYSTIANGGKMMKPYIVEKIIDSSGNVTKYEPQELRRVITPRTASLLSGMMVQVLEAGHTPRARVPAYYLAGKTGTAEVASSSGGYGARTIHTFIGFGPVSNPVFVGLIRLDYPTAAKYADSTAAPTFAEIAKFILNYYEVKAERTGE encoded by the coding sequence GTGCGAAGGATTATCAGTAATAAGCCAACTTATTTCTTTCATTCAGGCAGGATAAAATTTCTCTGGCTGACTTTTGTTTTTATTGTCGTGATAATTGTTGGTCGGCTTTTTTGGTTGCAGGTGATAAAGTATGACGATTTTGCGGAGCTTGCCGCAATGCAGCACGACATCTATCAGGATATCGCTCCGGAAAGAGGAATTATTTACGCTCAAAACACCAAAAATCAGGGGGCTGATTTTTCCCCCTTAGCTATCAATCAGGAATTTTATTTGATATACGGTCAAACTTTTGCGGTGGAAAACTCCGAGCAAACAGCGAACAAAATGAACGAAGTTTTAGATCTGCCGCAAGACGTGGTGCAGCGGATTATTACACAACTATCCAAAATTAATGATCCTTACGAGCCGTTGGTGCATCGCGTTACCGAAGATAAAATAAAAAAAATAGAAGCGCTTGGTTTGCCGGGTATCAAATGGGAAAAAGAAAGTCTGCGTTACTATCCGCAAAAAAATATCAGTAGTAATGTTTTGGGGTTTGTCGGCTGGGTTGATGACAAGCTAGAAGGACAATACGGTATTGAAGGATATTTCAACGAAGAACTGCGGGGCGAATATGGCTGGCGGCATTCGGAGCGAGATGCTCAAGGCACAATCATCGGTGTTGGCGAGCAAAATTTTAAAAAAGCGGTAAACGGCAGTAGTATAGTTTTGACAATTGACGATGCTATCCAAAATGTCGCTTGTCAGAAGCTTAACGAAGCAGTGGAAAAATATGACGCTGAAGGCGGGTCGGCAATATTTATGAACCCTAAAACCGGGGCGATATTAGCCATGTGTGGTAGTCCGGATTTTGATCCGAACGCTTACAGTGAAGTGAAAGGGTCAAATGTTTATACTAATCCGGCGATTTTTTCGGCTTATGAACCGGGGTCGGTTTTTAAAATTATTACTATGGCAGCAGCGCTTGATGCTGGCAAAATAGAACCGGAAACCACCTATGAAGACACTGGTGAAGCAAAAATCGGTTCTTATTCCATAAAAAATTCCGACTTGAAAGCTCATGGCGTACAAACAATGGTCGATGTTCTTAAATGGTCACTTAACACCGGAGCGATTTGGGCGATGCGCCAAACCGGCTACGATACTTTTCGTGATTATGTTCGCAAATTCGGATTTGGCGATTTGACCGGGATTACTTTGAAAGGAGAAATGGCGGGAGATATTTCTTCACTAAACAAAAAAGGCGATATTTATCCCGCCACCGCTTCTTTTGGTCAGGGTATTATGGCAACGCCGTTACAAATGGTTAATTCTTATTCGACCATAGCTAATGGCGGCAAGATGATGAAGCCATATATTGTAGAAAAAATAATTGACAGTTCGGGCAATGTAACAAAGTATGAGCCGCAAGAATTACGTCGGGTAATCACCCCTCGGACTGCCAGTTTACTTTCCGGTATGATGGTGCAGGTTTTGGAAGCCGGGCATACGCCTCGAGCCAGGGTGCCAGCTTATTATTTGGCTGGAAAAACCGGTACGGCAGAAGTGGCTTCAAGCTCCGGTGGTTATGGCGCGAGAACCATTCATACTTTTATCGGTTTTGGTCCGGTGAGTAATCCTGTTTTTGTCGGTTTGATTCGCCTGGATTATCCGACGGCGGCGAAATACGCGGATAGTACCGCGGCGCCGACTTTTGCGGAAATCGCCAAATTTATTTTGAATTATTATGAAGTGAAGGCGGAGAGGACAGGGGAATAA